The Christiangramia salexigens genome includes the window GTACTGAATTAATTGAATTTCCAATTGGCGCTACCAGAGAATCCGGCAGCGTAGTAGCTGAATCGTTTACATACCTTCGCAAACCTTCATTATCCAGAATATCGTGAGTTATTTTTCCTGTGGTGTCTGAAGTAATACGTTCTAATTTAAATTCACCACCGTTTCTGGTGCTTTTATACTGATGTTTTCTGAAAATAAACTCGATTTCAGCTTTTTTGTATTTCTCACCACCGGCATTAGCAATCGCATTATCCACGACTTTCCCGGCAGTAATTTCCTGTTGTTCTTCCCCACAGGATAAAAGAAAAAAAGCAATAATTACAGTGAATAAATATCTCATGATAATTTGGGTTATTGGCGCGTAAAGATAGTGATTTGTAAAAAAAACAACTTAAGTAAATTTAAAATCCCTTTAGTATGATTTTCCTTTAAAGCTTGTATTTTTGTGCTTATATGAAGAATTCCATCAATATAAAGAACCGTAAGGCTAAGTTCAATTATGAGTTTCTGGATAAGTATACCGCAGGTATAAAATTAGCCGGAACAGAGATCAAGGCAATAAGACAAGGTAAAGCCAGTATCGCTGAAAGTTTTTGCGAATTTCAGGATCACGAACTTTATGTGATCAATATGAATGTTGAGGAATATTCTCATGCTTCTCACTTTAATCATAACCCTAAAAGTGAGCGTAAACTGCTTTTACAGAAACGAGAATTAAGAAAGCTTGAAAAGGAAGTTACCAATTCAGGGCTTACCATAATTCCGCTACGACTTTTTATAAATGATCGCGGACTTGCTAAACTTCAGATCAGTTTGGCTAAGGGTAAGAAATTGTATGATAAGAGGGAAACTATTAAGGACCGGGAAAGCAAACGCCGTCTTGACCGAATTCAAAAGGAGTATAAATAGTTCTTCCACAAAATAAAAAAGCTGAAATCTTTAAATTTCAGCTTTTTTTATGCTTTCGAAAGTTTCTCTACTCTTCCTCGTCATTATTTTTTTCAGCTTTCTCTTCTTTCGAAAAGTCGGAAAACCCATTCTGTACAAGAATATTATACCACTGAACGATCTTTTTCATATCACTGGCATAAACTCTGTCTTCATCATAATCCGGAAGGATTTCAGAGAAATAGTTTTCAAGTTCCTTCTTAGAAGATTTATGGTTAATGGCTTCGCCACCATTCTCCTTTTTTTTAATTTTTTCAAATACTTCGCCCAAAGGTATTTCTTCGGTATAGGTATAAATAGCGATCTCACTTAAGATACTCACATTGTGACGCATGTTCACCGCTATTTTCTTATCATCCAGCATCGATTTTGCAATAAACCCACCACGGGTTTGTGCTGTAAGCTCATATAAACCCGGTTTTCCTGAAATAGCCAGAATTTTATCTAATCCCATATTCAATTTTTAATTTAGGTTGACAAATATCAATTCCCAGAACTAAATTTCAAAGCCATTAACGGCCTTTTTTCATATTTGGAAACTTCATTTTATAATCAACGTTGATCTTCCCTTTGGATATGTTAGTTAACTTACTCTTAATCAGTCTTTTCTTAAGACTTGAAAGTTTATCTGTAAATAAAACTCCCTCGATGTGATCGTATTCATGTTGAATAACCCTTGCCGCAAGACCGGAATAGGTTTCGGTATGCTTTTCAAAGTTTTCATCATAATATTCAATTGTAATATCGGGTTTTCTAAAAACATCTTCCCGAACCTCAGGAATACTCAAACAACCTTCACTAAAGGACCACTCTTCACCTTCTTCTTCCACGATCTGAGGATTAATAAACACCTTTCTTAAATTCTTAAGACTTTCTTTTTCACTTTCTTCAAGATCATCATCTTCTGCAAAAGGTGCAGGATCTATAAGGAACAAACGAATTGGCAAACCTACTTGTGGCGCGGCCAGCCCAACTCCGTAGGCATTATACATCGTATCCCACATATTATCTATCAAGGCATCCAGTTTTGGATAATCTTTACTGATTTCCTTCGCTTTTTTCTTTAATACCGGATCTCCGTAAGCAATTATTGGTAATATCATTTTTTATCATTTTCAACGAAACAGTTACTTCGCTGTTTAATTTTTACAATTCATACTGTTCTAATTCAAAAAGAAAAATTGACCTAATCGTAAAGCCATGTTTGAAGGATAATAGTTGCGCTAATCTCATCTACCAATGCTTTATTTCGCCTTTTTTTCTTTTTTAGCCCACTGTCTAACATAGTTTGAACGGCCATTTTACTGGTAAAACGCTCATCTACTCTCTCTAGCGGTATCTCCGGAAATTTTTCAGAGAACTTTTTCAGAAATTCCTGAATATGAACTTCACTTTCTGAAGGAGTATCGTCCATTCGCTTAGGTTCCCCTACCAGAACACGTTCAACCTTTTCAGTTTTGAAATAGTTGGTAAGAAAATCCAGAAGCTCGGTGGTATTCACGGTAGTAAGGCCGGATGCGATCAACTTCAATTCATCGGTAACAGCTATTCCCGTTCTCTTTGTCCCGTAATCCAGGGCTAAAATTCTGGCCATTTCAAAAATTTACGCAAAGGTAAGGTTTATATTGGTTTGTCCATAAAGTTTGCTTTATAGCTCTTATATTTGAAAAAATTTCGAAAATGGATCAGTTAAGAACAAAAATTGAAGATGCCTGGAGCGACAGGGACCTATTAAAAAATACGGAAACCACAGATGCTATTAGAAAAGTTGTAGAGCTTTTAGATAAAGGGGACCTGCGTGTAGCAGAGCCCACAGCAGATGGTTGGCAGGTTAATGAATGGGTAAAAAAAGCAGTTGTGCTATATTTCCCTATCCAGAAAATGGAAACCCTTGAGGCCGGAATTTTTGAATATCATGATAAGATCCCATTGAAAAAGGGATATAAAGAAAAAGGAATAAGAGTTGTTCCCAATGCAGTAGCAAGACACGGAGCCTATATTTCCAGCGGTGTGATCATGATGCCAAGTTATGTAAATATTGGAGCTTATGTAGATGAAGGTACTATGGTAGATACATGGGCAACTGTTGGAAGCTGTGCTCAAATAGGCAAAAATGTACACTTAAGCGGTGGTGTAGGTATTGGCGGAGTTTTAGAACCATTACAGGCTGCACCTGTGATCGTTGAAGACAACGCATTTCTTGGATCAAGAAGCATCGTGGTAGAAGGGATCAGAATTGAAAAAGAAGCCGTTTTAGGCGCCAATGTTGTACTTACAGCTTCTACCAAAATAATCGATGTTACAGGTGATGAGCCTAAGGAATTTAAAGGTTATGTTCCTGCCAGATCTGTAGTGATCCCGGGAAGCTATACTAAAAAGTTTCCGGCAGGTGAATATCAGGTACCTTGTGCCTTGATAATTGGTAAGCGAAAGGAAAGCACCAACAAAAAGACCTCGCTTAATGATGCGCTTCGTGAATATAACGTAGCGGTATAAACAAGGTTTTAATTAATGAAGATTCTTGTAATTCAGCAAAAAATGATTGGGGATGTTCTTACATCCTCAATTTTATTTAAGGCATTAAGGAATAAATTTCCTGATGCCGAATTACACTATATGATCTTCCCGCACACCGAACCGGTTATAAGGAATAATCCCTATATAGACCGAATTATTTACTACCAGCCCGATAAACTAAAAAACCCTTTCAGTTTTGCTGCCTTTGTCAATTCGATAAGAAAGCAGAAGTATAAGGTGATTATAGATGTTTATTCTAAGATCGGGACTGGAATTATAAGTCTTTTTTCCGGTGCAGAGATAAGAGCAGGATATAAAAAATGGTATACCAATAACAGTTACACCCACAGCTTTAAATATGCCATAAACCCTGAAACCAGGGCTGGTCTCGCGGTTGAAAACAGGATGTTATTATTGAGTGCGATCTCGGCTGATTTTCCTGAAGAAATAAAACCTGAAATTTATCTCACACAGGAAGAGAAAAAAAATGCTGAGTTACAAATGCGCCAGGGGGGAATAGATTTTGAAAAGCCCCGCTTTATGATTGGAATTTTGGGTAGTAGCCCGAATAAAACCTATCCGCTTAGGTATATGGCAAAATTTCTTGATCATCTGGCAATAACGACCAATGCTCAGTTTCTGTTCAATTATATCCCTTCCCAAAAGAAAGAAATGCAACGGCTATTGGAACTTTGCACCGCCGATACTCGCAGTAAGATCTTTGAAGAGGTATACGGTAAAAGTCTACGCGAATTTATCGCTATGACCTCTCAGTGTGATGCGCTGATAGGAAATGAGGGCGGAGCAGTGAATATGGCTAAGGCTGTAAACACCCCCACATTTTCAATTTTCGCTCCCCAGATCGATAAAAATGCCTGGTCCCTCTATGAGGATGAAGTAAACATGGCAGTTCATCTTAAGGATTTTCAGCCGGAAATCTTTGAAAATAACACGGAGATAAAGGATAATGTTCAGGAACTTTATCAGGACTTTAAGAGTGATATGATCATCCCTGAGCTGGATAGATTTATCAAGAACCTTAGCCTGGATAGCAAATATAAAAAGTAAGATCAGGAAGATCTCTTAATACCAAATTCGGTATAACTTAATTTCTCCTTCTTCGTTTTTTCTCTTATTTTCTTATTAATCTGAATGGCCTCCTCATTCACATAACCTCTGGAATGATCCAGATGCAAACACACAGCCGAATATCTTATTTGCTTGGACCTGATGCCATAATTAAATAGGCGCTCACCTAACTCACGATCTTCTCCGCCATACTGCATGCGCTCATCAAAACCATTAACCGCAAGAATATCGCTTTTCCATCCACTGGAATTATGACCATTCCAGCTGGCATTAGTTGGAGTTAGATTATTAAGTACACGAGCCTCACGTTTGCCTGCAGTGAGTTTTTTATTTTTGAATGAGGATTTTAATCCGTAATCTTTTAACCAGGTAATATCAAAACAAACCTGGGTTTTTATATCCTCATCTTTGATGGATTCCGAAATATCCATTGGGAGTTTAAAATACCCTCCGGAAAGGAAATACCCCTTTTCTCTATGCTCAATATGAGTTTGCAGAAAATCCTTTCGGGGAATACAATCTCCATCGGTCATCAGGATATAATCTGCTTGACAATTTTCTACCGCCTTATTAAGGATCTTTGTTTTCTGAAAGCCATCATCCGGATGCCAGACATGCTTTAAATTATGCTCTGATTGTTTACTGAAAGCCTCCAGAAATTGCCTTGTCTCCGGGCCTGAGCCATCATCGGCGATCACTATTTCAAAATCACTGTAAGTCTGATTCTCGAAACCAAGCAATGTTTTTCTAAGCCATTCTACAGAATTATAGGTGCTTATAATGACTGAAACAGAAGGTTTATCCATGATCACTTTTTTAATTTCTGCTTCAGGCGTTGTTTTCTCCAGTACTTCTCCTGAAACTTATTGGTAAAATACCACATCTGTTTATAAACCTCTTTGGGATCTTTTCCGGTAAGTTTAGCATATTCATCGGCCATAATCTCAACCATCTCCTCTTTTGGTGTTAATCGGGAGAAGTTTTTATAGCGTTCGGTATCAGAGAGTTCTTTAAATTTCATCCTGTTTAGGTCAACCAGATAATATTTATAGTCTTCACCTCTCTTTTCAATTAGTGTATTTCCAGGGGAGTGATCCAAAAACAATACGTTATTTTCATGCAAACCGTAAGTAAACCGGGTAAATCCTCGAAGGATCCTTTCGTGATCAGGATATTCCGAATCCTGAACGAGTTCTCTATAGGTAAGATCATAATTTACATGAGCACTAACATAATAACTTTTGCCAAAGCTTACCCCAGACTCCTCTTCAAAACAGGCTACCGGCTCGGGTGTCCCGATTCCTTTACCAATGAGATACGAAGCATAATCAAATGATCTTTCTGCCTTAGATTTTCTGACAAACTTATAGGCAACTTTATTTACCAAATTGGGCACTCTAAAAGACTTCACATTTAGAATATACTCTCCTATCCTAAAAATTTTAATCTTATTACGCCCGTCATATAAGGTCTCCCCGGTTTCGTCAAAATTTCTTATACAATCAAGAATTTCTGATTCCAGAGGTTTATATTTCTCGTTCCAGATCGATTTCATGCAGCAAAGGTAGAATTTTGGTAAATCTAATGTTACTCAAAAATGTTCTTTTTAATTAATTTACATTTGTAAGCGTTTCACTTTATAAACTTCTTATGCCTAAAAAACCCCGTATTTTTCTGGAATCACATCATTTGAAAAATCAATTTACAGGTTTTGGACAATTCAATTACTGGCTTATCAAAAAGCTTGCGGAGTTCAATCGGGATTACGAATTGATCATAAACTGTAAGGATCGGTCAATGATCAAAGATTTTTCGAGGGTAAGTTTTAATCGCTATTACCCTATAACCAGATATAAAGAATTCAGAACCCTGAAAAAATACGACATCTGGCATTCACTTAATCAAAACTGTAAAACCGAGCCCCGGTTCAATATGCCTTATATCGTTACCATCCATGATGTAATCCTTATGGAAAGGGATGAAGGCAAGGCATCGGAAAAAATGTATAAACTTATAGAAGAAAAAATAAAGCGATCTACGGCTATCACCTATATTTCAGAATATGCCAAAAATGCTACTCAAAAGTATTTTGATATTCCGGAAGGCGTAATTGAACGAGTGATCTATAACGGAAACCCTGTTCTGCCACGTGAAACTGTGAATTGTAAAATCCCTGCAGAACACACCTCCAAACCTTATCTTTTCAGTATCGGTCAGTTTATGGAACGAAAGAATTTTCACAGCCTTGTACCGATGATGACTGAATTGAAAGATTTTAATTTGATCATCGCAGGCAATAAAGACAAAGCCTATGGGGAATTTGTCCAGAATGAGATCGAAAAACATAACTTACAGAATAGGATATTCCTGGTAGGAAAGATCTCTGAAGAAGAAAAACATTATTACCTACAGAATTGCTCTGCCTTTGTTTTCCCTTCATTATTTGAAGGATTTGGTCTGCCTCCAATTGAAGCGATGTCCTATGGAAAACCGGTCTTTCTTGCCAACAAAACCTCTCTACCTGAAATTGGCGGAGATCTTGCTTTTTACTGGAACGAATTTGATGCATCCAATATGACTAAGGTTTTTGAAGAAGGCATGACAAAATTTGAATCGGCCAAGTCTGATTATACCACTAAACTTAAAGCACGTGCAGCTTCCTTTGACTGGAATGAAACCGCAAAACAATACCTTGACCTTTACGATGAAGTTCTTAACAAGGCTTAACTAAAAATGAACTATGAATATTCTTCATTTATCGGCAGTTAAAGCCTGGGGCGGCGGGGAAAATCATATAGAAAATCTTTGCAGGGAATTAAAGATCATAGATCCGGAACACAGGAATTATATACTCTGCGCAAAAGATTCAGACTTCCACAGGAAATTAAAAAAAGGAAATATTCCATTCTTTTCTGCGGCCTTACTGCTAAAATTTGATCTGAGATATGTTTTTAAGATCATTCAGCTCTCAAAAACTCATAAGATAGATCTTATCCATATCCATGATTCCACAGCGCTTACCCTGGCGGTTATGGCGACTAAACTAGCAGAACTTCCCCCCTTTATTTTAAGTAAGAAAACATCATTTCCTATTAAGGACCGAAAAAGAACGCTTTACAAATACAATCATCAGAATATTAAGAGGATACTTTGTGTATCTGAAACCACAAAAAAAATTACTGCCGAAAAAATTGATGACACTAGTAAACTGGTAACCATCTACCACGGTACTAATTTTAATAAAAGTACAAATACAGCTTTTCAAATTAGAGAACGATTTCAGATACCTAAAGGAAAAATTTTGGTTGGAATGGTCGCCAATCACATACGGGCAAAAAATCTTGAAAGCTTTGTTGAACTTATAGAAGAAGTAGTCCATAACAGAGGACAGAAACATTTTCATTTTATTCAGATAGGAAAGTTTACCAACAGGACACAGAAATACCTGGAAATGGTTAAAAATAAAAGTTTACAAGACCATGTAGAATTTTTAGATTTCCTACCCCAGGCCTCCAACTATATAAAGCAATTCGATATTTCTATTTTGACATCCCAAAGTGAGGGAATTCCACAATTTATCTATGAAAGTTTTTATCACAAAGTGCCGGTTGTTAGCACTAATGTTGGCGGAATACCCGAAATAATTAAAGATGGGGAAAATGCATTATTAAGCAATTCATTTGATGTGCCCGGTTTAGCCGATAAATTGATAGCTTTGCAAAAGGATAAGGAATTGCAAAAAAAATTCGCAGAGCTTTCATTCAGGATCCTTGAAAATGGTTTCACCACAAGGATCATGGCCGAAAAAACCTTATCTGAATATAAAAAAGTAGTTTATGGATAAATTAGATCAGGAAGTAAGAAATTGCCTGGAAGTAATAAAAAAAGGTGGAATAATCCTCTACCCTACAGATACCGTATGGGGGATTGGATGTGATGCTACCAATGCAGATGCTATTGATAAGGTTTACCAATTAAAGAAACGGGAGGAATCCAAGGCCTTGATCTGTCTTGTTTCCAACTTTAAAATGTTGGAACAATATGTAGAGGAAGTACCGGAAATGGCCTACGACATCCTGAAGTACACTAAAAAACCTACAACGGTGATCTATGATAAACCCATTAGAATTGCCGAAAACCTGATAGGAAAAGATGACACCCTTGGAATAAGAGTGGTAAGAGACACATTTTGTTCTGAATTGATCAAGAAAATGAGAAGACCTCTGGTTTCTACCTCAGCCAATATAAGTGGAGAACCCACACCTCAATCCTTTGATCAAATATCCCCTCAAATTTTAAAAGGTGTGGACTATGTAGTAAATTTGCAGCGTTCAAAAAAATCACCAAAACCATCAGCTATTATCAGATTGAGCAACGATGGACAGGTGAGTGTGATACGTAAGTAACAGATGCCGAGATACCACAATTACAGTAAAGCTTTACATCATAAAATTTTCAATATTATTTCAGAAGCTGCAGACGAATTATCTGTTGAGGCTTATGTAATTGGTGGTTTTGTACGCGACCATATTCTGGAGCGCGGCGAACCAAAAGATATCGATATTGTAGCCGTGGGCAGCGGAATCGAACTCGCTAAAAAAGTTTCAGAAAAACTTCCTCATCAACCTAAAGTACAGGTGTTCAAGAATTTTGGAACCGCGATGTTGCGGGCTTTTGATATGGAGATCGAATTTGTGGGCGCCAGAAAAGAAAGCTACCGAAGTGATAGCCGAAAGCCTATTGTAGAAAATGGAAGCCTGGAAGATGATCAGAACAGACGGGATTTTACGATAAACGCGCTGGCTCTAAGATTGAATAAAGAAGGATTCGGTGATCTATTGGATCCATTTAATGGCTTTCAGGACCTAAGTGATAAGATCATAAGGACACCATTAGACCCTGATATTACTTATTCTGATGATCCTTTGCGGATGTATCGCGCCATACGTTTTGCCTCCCAGCTAAATTTTATGATCGAAGCCGAATCTTTGAAGGCGATCAAAAGAAACAGAGACAGGATCAAGATCATTTCTAAAGAGAGAATAGTTGATGAGCTGAATAAGATCCTTCTAAGCCAAAAACCTTCAAAAGGTTTAGCTCTTCTTTATAAGGCCGGCTTGCTAAAGAAAATATTACCAGAATTAACCGCGCTTCAGGGTATCGATGAAGTAGAAGGTCAAAAACATAAAGACAACTTCTGGCATACATTAGAGGTCGTAGATAATATTTCAGAAAATACAGATGACCTCTGGCTAAGATGGGCTGCCTTACTTCATGATATAGGGAAGGCACCTACAAAAAAGTTCAGTAAAAAAGTAGGCTGGACCTTCCATGGACACGAGTTTATTGGTGCAAAGATGGTCTTTAAACTTTTCAAAAGGATTCGTCTTCCATTAAATGAGAAGATGAAATTTGTTCAGAAAATGGTTCTGATGAGTTCAAGACCAATTGCCATCGCCGATGACAGCGTAACCGATTCTGCAGTACGAAGACTGATCTTTGATGCCGGAGAGAACATCGAAGACCTGATGACCCTGTGTGAAGCAGATATCACCACCAAGAATCCAAAAAGATTTAAAAAATACCACAATAATTTCAAGCTGGTTAGACAGAAGATCCAGGAGGTAGAAGAGCGCGATCAGATTAGAAACTTCCAACCTCCGGTGAGCGGAGAAGAGATTATGGAGACCTTTGGGATCAAACCGAGTCGTGAAGTAGGAATAATCAAAGACGCGATAAAGGAAGCCATCCTTGAAGGAGATATTCCTAATCAATATGAAGAGGCACGAGAATTTATGCTCAAAAAAGGTAAAAAGTTGGGATTACAGGAAGTTAGTCAATAATTAAGCGCTACTATAGTACAAGCTAAGTATATATCATGTATCGAAATTCTGTAAAAATCTCCCTCATCC containing:
- the smpB gene encoding SsrA-binding protein SmpB translates to MKNSINIKNRKAKFNYEFLDKYTAGIKLAGTEIKAIRQGKASIAESFCEFQDHELYVINMNVEEYSHASHFNHNPKSERKLLLQKRELRKLEKEVTNSGLTIIPLRLFINDRGLAKLQISLAKGKKLYDKRETIKDRESKRRLDRIQKEYK
- a CDS encoding DUF5606 domain-containing protein, producing MGLDKILAISGKPGLYELTAQTRGGFIAKSMLDDKKIAVNMRHNVSILSEIAIYTYTEEIPLGEVFEKIKKKENGGEAINHKSSKKELENYFSEILPDYDEDRVYASDMKKIVQWYNILVQNGFSDFSKEEKAEKNNDEEE
- the def gene encoding peptide deformylase, producing MILPIIAYGDPVLKKKAKEISKDYPKLDALIDNMWDTMYNAYGVGLAAPQVGLPIRLFLIDPAPFAEDDDLEESEKESLKNLRKVFINPQIVEEEGEEWSFSEGCLSIPEVREDVFRKPDITIEYYDENFEKHTETYSGLAARVIQHEYDHIEGVLFTDKLSSLKKRLIKSKLTNISKGKINVDYKMKFPNMKKGR
- the ruvX gene encoding Holliday junction resolvase RuvX: MARILALDYGTKRTGIAVTDELKLIASGLTTVNTTELLDFLTNYFKTEKVERVLVGEPKRMDDTPSESEVHIQEFLKKFSEKFPEIPLERVDERFTSKMAVQTMLDSGLKKKKRRNKALVDEISATIILQTWLYD
- a CDS encoding 2,3,4,5-tetrahydropyridine-2,6-dicarboxylate N-succinyltransferase; this encodes MDQLRTKIEDAWSDRDLLKNTETTDAIRKVVELLDKGDLRVAEPTADGWQVNEWVKKAVVLYFPIQKMETLEAGIFEYHDKIPLKKGYKEKGIRVVPNAVARHGAYISSGVIMMPSYVNIGAYVDEGTMVDTWATVGSCAQIGKNVHLSGGVGIGGVLEPLQAAPVIVEDNAFLGSRSIVVEGIRIEKEAVLGANVVLTASTKIIDVTGDEPKEFKGYVPARSVVIPGSYTKKFPAGEYQVPCALIIGKRKESTNKKTSLNDALREYNVAV
- a CDS encoding glycosyltransferase family 9 protein; its protein translation is MKILVIQQKMIGDVLTSSILFKALRNKFPDAELHYMIFPHTEPVIRNNPYIDRIIYYQPDKLKNPFSFAAFVNSIRKQKYKVIIDVYSKIGTGIISLFSGAEIRAGYKKWYTNNSYTHSFKYAINPETRAGLAVENRMLLLSAISADFPEEIKPEIYLTQEEKKNAELQMRQGGIDFEKPRFMIGILGSSPNKTYPLRYMAKFLDHLAITTNAQFLFNYIPSQKKEMQRLLELCTADTRSKIFEEVYGKSLREFIAMTSQCDALIGNEGGAVNMAKAVNTPTFSIFAPQIDKNAWSLYEDEVNMAVHLKDFQPEIFENNTEIKDNVQELYQDFKSDMIIPELDRFIKNLSLDSKYKK
- a CDS encoding glycosyltransferase family 2 protein produces the protein MDKPSVSVIISTYNSVEWLRKTLLGFENQTYSDFEIVIADDGSGPETRQFLEAFSKQSEHNLKHVWHPDDGFQKTKILNKAVENCQADYILMTDGDCIPRKDFLQTHIEHREKGYFLSGGYFKLPMDISESIKDEDIKTQVCFDITWLKDYGLKSSFKNKKLTAGKREARVLNNLTPTNASWNGHNSSGWKSDILAVNGFDERMQYGGEDRELGERLFNYGIRSKQIRYSAVCLHLDHSRGYVNEEAIQINKKIREKTKKEKLSYTEFGIKRSS
- a CDS encoding Kdo domain containing protein, with product MKSIWNEKYKPLESEILDCIRNFDETGETLYDGRNKIKIFRIGEYILNVKSFRVPNLVNKVAYKFVRKSKAERSFDYASYLIGKGIGTPEPVACFEEESGVSFGKSYYVSAHVNYDLTYRELVQDSEYPDHERILRGFTRFTYGLHENNVLFLDHSPGNTLIEKRGEDYKYYLVDLNRMKFKELSDTERYKNFSRLTPKEEMVEIMADEYAKLTGKDPKEVYKQMWYFTNKFQEKYWRKQRLKQKLKK
- a CDS encoding glycosyltransferase family 4 protein — protein: MPKKPRIFLESHHLKNQFTGFGQFNYWLIKKLAEFNRDYELIINCKDRSMIKDFSRVSFNRYYPITRYKEFRTLKKYDIWHSLNQNCKTEPRFNMPYIVTIHDVILMERDEGKASEKMYKLIEEKIKRSTAITYISEYAKNATQKYFDIPEGVIERVIYNGNPVLPRETVNCKIPAEHTSKPYLFSIGQFMERKNFHSLVPMMTELKDFNLIIAGNKDKAYGEFVQNEIEKHNLQNRIFLVGKISEEEKHYYLQNCSAFVFPSLFEGFGLPPIEAMSYGKPVFLANKTSLPEIGGDLAFYWNEFDASNMTKVFEEGMTKFESAKSDYTTKLKARAASFDWNETAKQYLDLYDEVLNKA
- a CDS encoding glycosyltransferase family 4 protein; translation: MNILHLSAVKAWGGGENHIENLCRELKIIDPEHRNYILCAKDSDFHRKLKKGNIPFFSAALLLKFDLRYVFKIIQLSKTHKIDLIHIHDSTALTLAVMATKLAELPPFILSKKTSFPIKDRKRTLYKYNHQNIKRILCVSETTKKITAEKIDDTSKLVTIYHGTNFNKSTNTAFQIRERFQIPKGKILVGMVANHIRAKNLESFVELIEEVVHNRGQKHFHFIQIGKFTNRTQKYLEMVKNKSLQDHVEFLDFLPQASNYIKQFDISILTSQSEGIPQFIYESFYHKVPVVSTNVGGIPEIIKDGENALLSNSFDVPGLADKLIALQKDKELQKKFAELSFRILENGFTTRIMAEKTLSEYKKVVYG
- a CDS encoding L-threonylcarbamoyladenylate synthase, encoding MDKLDQEVRNCLEVIKKGGIILYPTDTVWGIGCDATNADAIDKVYQLKKREESKALICLVSNFKMLEQYVEEVPEMAYDILKYTKKPTTVIYDKPIRIAENLIGKDDTLGIRVVRDTFCSELIKKMRRPLVSTSANISGEPTPQSFDQISPQILKGVDYVVNLQRSKKSPKPSAIIRLSNDGQVSVIRK
- a CDS encoding CCA tRNA nucleotidyltransferase gives rise to the protein MPRYHNYSKALHHKIFNIISEAADELSVEAYVIGGFVRDHILERGEPKDIDIVAVGSGIELAKKVSEKLPHQPKVQVFKNFGTAMLRAFDMEIEFVGARKESYRSDSRKPIVENGSLEDDQNRRDFTINALALRLNKEGFGDLLDPFNGFQDLSDKIIRTPLDPDITYSDDPLRMYRAIRFASQLNFMIEAESLKAIKRNRDRIKIISKERIVDELNKILLSQKPSKGLALLYKAGLLKKILPELTALQGIDEVEGQKHKDNFWHTLEVVDNISENTDDLWLRWAALLHDIGKAPTKKFSKKVGWTFHGHEFIGAKMVFKLFKRIRLPLNEKMKFVQKMVLMSSRPIAIADDSVTDSAVRRLIFDAGENIEDLMTLCEADITTKNPKRFKKYHNNFKLVRQKIQEVEERDQIRNFQPPVSGEEIMETFGIKPSREVGIIKDAIKEAILEGDIPNQYEEAREFMLKKGKKLGLQEVSQ